The proteins below are encoded in one region of Myxococcales bacterium:
- a CDS encoding permease — MLLAFIIAPLSVAIGALVGLVGKNKALSLRPVHTFALSSALLVVLVQLLPEALTDLGIWGLGAFLVALALPALLEWIYSATVGKTDHHHNHHDESHRLGLELAFIGLAAHQMGDGIALGAYVLSAGDSGVSFSVPIAIAAHSIPVTALAIVACRSQLGWKAAAWRSLWLLFATVTGVTLSGLVPSHILEDFGPWVTAAVAGLLIHIVAHDIPRSKPSNTRMRALDFGAVAAALLIVYLGTIHHQGAQHTISEVRTSIGKAWLELTFDTAPTLLVGMLIAAALQLLGSRLPMRWLGKGSSLRQATRGAIIGAPLPICACGVLPITKSLRDRGASAALVVAFLLATPELGIETLALTARFLGWHLAAIRLVAAVAVAIFAALVISRLTGEHRKTEKSLEQTASTPSSPVADKTTSSVFVRFWGHLNELLLHIGPWTVAGLVVAAYVQAVLPNGALYRMASSGVDVLVVTIIAVPSYVCAASATPLAAVLMSKGLSAGAALTALLLGPATNIATVGFLRDQLAQKRLSAAWAPLSCSAG; from the coding sequence ATGCTACTTGCTTTTATCATTGCTCCTTTATCCGTTGCTATCGGTGCGCTTGTCGGCCTGGTGGGCAAAAACAAAGCCCTCAGCCTGCGGCCCGTACACACCTTTGCCCTTTCATCAGCTTTGCTCGTGGTGCTAGTCCAGTTGTTACCTGAAGCTCTCACCGATCTGGGAATCTGGGGGCTCGGCGCCTTTTTGGTAGCGCTTGCCTTACCGGCCTTGCTCGAATGGATCTACAGCGCTACGGTTGGCAAAACAGATCACCACCACAACCATCATGACGAAAGCCATCGCCTAGGCCTTGAGCTTGCTTTCATCGGCTTGGCGGCTCATCAAATGGGCGACGGCATTGCTTTGGGAGCTTACGTTCTTAGCGCAGGAGACAGTGGTGTGTCATTTAGCGTACCAATTGCCATCGCGGCGCACTCGATACCGGTGACCGCACTCGCGATTGTTGCCTGCCGAAGTCAACTTGGCTGGAAAGCTGCTGCATGGAGATCGTTGTGGTTACTTTTTGCAACCGTCACAGGCGTTACCCTATCTGGACTTGTTCCTTCTCACATTCTTGAAGACTTTGGTCCCTGGGTGACTGCAGCTGTTGCGGGCCTACTCATTCACATTGTCGCCCATGATATCCCGCGTTCCAAACCGAGCAACACACGTATGCGCGCTCTTGACTTCGGCGCCGTCGCTGCTGCTCTGTTAATTGTCTACCTCGGAACGATTCACCACCAAGGTGCCCAGCACACCATCAGCGAAGTACGCACTTCAATTGGAAAAGCCTGGCTCGAGCTTACCTTCGATACCGCACCGACGCTGCTCGTTGGTATGCTGATTGCTGCCGCGCTGCAGCTCTTAGGCTCTCGACTGCCGATGCGATGGTTGGGCAAAGGCAGCTCGCTTCGTCAAGCCACGCGCGGGGCTATCATCGGCGCACCGCTGCCTATTTGCGCATGCGGAGTCCTTCCAATCACGAAGTCTTTGCGTGACCGAGGCGCGAGCGCCGCACTCGTGGTTGCGTTTTTGCTTGCAACGCCGGAACTCGGAATTGAAACCCTTGCGCTAACCGCCCGCTTTTTAGGCTGGCACCTTGCCGCTATTCGCCTTGTCGCAGCGGTTGCTGTGGCCATCTTTGCAGCACTCGTTATCTCCAGACTCACCGGGGAGCATAGAAAAACCGAAAAATCACTAGAGCAAACAGCTTCTACCCCCAGCAGCCCAGTAGCAGACAAAACAACATCCTCAGTGTTCGTGCGTTTCTGGGGACATCTGAATGAACTACTTTTGCATATCGGCCCATGGACCGTTGCCGGCCTAGTTGTTGCAGCTTACGTGCAGGCGGTTTTACCGAACGGAGCGCTGTATCGCATGGCAAGCAGCGGCGTGGACGTACTCGTAGTAACCATCATTGCCGTGCCGAGCTACGTATGTGCAGCCTCGGCTACACCTCTTGCTGCTGTTCTCATGAGTAAAGGGCTTTCGGCCGGCGCTGCGCTTACAGCCTTGCTGCTCGGCCCCGCTACCAACATTGCGACGGTGGGTTTCTTACGCGATCAATTGGCGCAAAAGCGACTTTCGGCGGCCTGGGCGCCCTTATCTTGCTCTGCTGGCTGA